The Megasphaera stantonii genome includes a window with the following:
- the rplB gene encoding 50S ribosomal protein L2 — protein sequence MAIKSFKPYSAGRRFMTVSTFEDITTSKPEKSLLAKVSSKGGRNNSGRMTVRHQGGGHKRRYRLIDFKRIKDNIPAKVATIEYDPNRSANIALLFYADGEKRYIIAPNGLKVGDVVYSGPESDIKIGNALPLANIPLGTLVHNVELKIGKGGQMVRSAGESAQLMAKEGNYALLRLPSGELRQVHIKCRATVGVVSNTDHENITVGKAGRSRWKGIRPGNRGVVMNPCDHPHGGGEGKSPVGRKRPVTPWGKPAYGVKTRESKKASNKFIVKRRK from the coding sequence ATGGCCATTAAATCATTTAAACCGTATTCCGCCGGCCGTCGTTTCATGACTGTTTCGACTTTCGAAGACATCACGACGTCCAAACCGGAAAAATCCTTGCTGGCTAAAGTAAGCAGCAAGGGCGGTCGTAATAACAGCGGCAGAATGACAGTCCGTCATCAGGGTGGCGGTCACAAACGCCGTTATCGTTTGATCGACTTCAAACGTATTAAAGATAACATTCCTGCAAAAGTAGCGACGATCGAATACGATCCGAACCGCTCTGCTAATATCGCCCTTCTGTTCTATGCAGACGGCGAAAAACGCTATATCATCGCTCCGAACGGCCTTAAAGTAGGTGACGTTGTTTACAGCGGCCCCGAATCGGATATCAAAATCGGCAACGCATTGCCCTTGGCTAATATTCCTCTCGGTACGTTGGTGCACAACGTTGAATTGAAAATCGGCAAAGGCGGCCAGATGGTTCGTTCTGCCGGCGAATCGGCACAGCTCATGGCTAAAGAAGGCAACTATGCGCTGCTCCGTCTTCCTTCGGGCGAACTTCGCCAGGTCCATATCAAATGCCGCGCTACGGTCGGCGTAGTCAGCAATACGGACCATGAAAACATTACCGTCGGTAAAGCCGGCCGTTCCCGTTGGAAGGGTATCCGTCCGGGCAACCGCGGCGTCGTTATGAATCCGTGCGACCATCCGCATGGCGGCGGCGAAGGCAAGTCTCCTGTCGGCCGTAAACGTCCGGTTACTCCTTGGGGTAAACCTGCTTATGGCGTTAAGACTCGTGAATCTAAAAAAGCTTCCAATAAATTTATTGTGAAGAGACGTAAATAA
- the tuf gene encoding elongation factor Tu: protein MAKEHYERTKPHVNIGTIGHVDHGKTTLTAAITKVLSEKGYAKFEDYADIDKAPEERERGITINTAHVEYETDNRHYAHVDCPGHADYVKNMITGAAQMDGAILVVSAADGPMPQTREHILLARQVGVPAIVVYLNKADQVDDPELIELVEMEVRDLLSSYDFPGDEVPIVVGSALKALEGDEEAKQSILKLMDAVDEYIPTPDRPTDKPFLMPVEDVFTITGRGTVATGRVERGTVKVGDAVEIVGLSDEPKQTVVTGVEMFRKLLDLAEAGDNIGALLRGIDRKEIERGQVLAKPGTIHPHTTFKAQVYVLTKDEGGRHTPFFNGYRPQFYFRTTDVTGVIKLPEGTEMCMPGDNVKMDVELITPIAIEPGLRFAIREGGRTVGAGVVSEIEA, encoded by the coding sequence ATGGCAAAAGAACATTACGAAAGAACCAAACCCCATGTTAACATCGGCACGATTGGTCACGTTGACCATGGCAAAACGACGTTGACGGCTGCTATTACGAAAGTATTGTCCGAAAAAGGCTATGCTAAATTCGAAGACTATGCTGATATCGATAAGGCTCCGGAAGAACGCGAACGCGGCATTACGATCAATACGGCTCACGTTGAATATGAAACGGACAACCGTCACTATGCTCACGTTGACTGCCCGGGCCACGCCGACTATGTTAAGAACATGATCACCGGCGCTGCTCAGATGGACGGCGCAATCCTCGTCGTAAGCGCAGCTGACGGCCCGATGCCTCAGACTCGCGAACACATCCTGTTGGCCCGCCAGGTAGGCGTACCGGCTATCGTCGTATACCTCAACAAAGCCGACCAGGTTGACGACCCCGAACTGATCGAACTCGTAGAAATGGAAGTCCGCGACCTCCTGAGCTCCTACGATTTCCCCGGCGACGAAGTACCTATCGTCGTAGGCTCCGCATTGAAAGCCCTCGAAGGCGACGAAGAAGCAAAACAGTCTATCCTCAAACTGATGGACGCTGTTGACGAATACATCCCGACGCCGGACCGTCCGACGGACAAACCGTTCCTGATGCCTGTCGAAGACGTATTCACGATTACGGGCCGCGGCACTGTAGCAACGGGCCGTGTAGAACGCGGTACGGTTAAAGTAGGCGACGCAGTCGAAATCGTAGGCTTGTCCGACGAACCGAAACAGACCGTCGTAACGGGCGTAGAAATGTTCCGTAAGCTCCTCGATTTGGCAGAAGCCGGCGACAACATCGGCGCACTGCTCCGCGGCATCGACCGTAAGGAAATCGAACGCGGCCAGGTATTGGCAAAACCGGGAACGATTCATCCGCACACGACGTTCAAAGCACAGGTATACGTATTGACGAAGGATGAAGGCGGCCGTCATACGCCGTTCTTCAACGGCTACCGTCCGCAGTTCTACTTCCGCACGACGGACGTAACGGGCGTCATCAAATTGCCGGAAGGCACGGAAATGTGCATGCCTGGCGATAACGTAAAGATGGACGTAGAACTCATTACGCCGATCGCTATTGAACCGGGCCTCCGCTTCGCTATCCGCGAAGGCGGCCGTACGGTAGGCGCAGGCGTCGTATCTGAAATCGAAGCGTAA
- the rplW gene encoding 50S ribosomal protein L23, translating to MMMHDILLKPVITEKTTMMMSDGKYTFRVPLHANKIEIRKAVEAVFGVKVKSVNTIRMMGKFKRMGKYIGKRPDYKKAIVTLQEGETIEFFEGA from the coding sequence ATGATGATGCATGATATCTTGTTAAAACCGGTTATTACTGAAAAGACAACGATGATGATGTCTGATGGCAAATATACTTTCAGAGTACCGCTCCATGCCAATAAAATCGAAATCCGTAAAGCTGTTGAAGCTGTGTTCGGCGTAAAAGTAAAGAGCGTCAACACGATTCGTATGATGGGTAAATTCAAACGCATGGGCAAATATATCGGCAAACGCCCGGATTACAAGAAAGCCATCGTAACACTTCAGGAAGGCGAAACAATCGAATTCTTTGAAGGAGCTTAA
- the rplD gene encoding 50S ribosomal protein L4 has protein sequence MPKVSTYNIAGAQTGEIELNDSVFGVEVNEAVMRQAVLRQLANERLGTHSTKTRGLVRGGGKKPWKQKGTGRARVGSTRSPLWVGGGTIWGPHPRSYAQKMPRKARRLAVKSALSDKVNTNELFVLDEITLAAPKTKEIVNIINNFKFAGEKVLFITDNDEIVARCARNITGVKAVSTEGVNIFDLLHHTKLFVTKSAVAKIEEVLA, from the coding sequence ATGCCAAAAGTAAGCACGTATAATATTGCCGGCGCACAGACCGGTGAAATCGAATTAAACGATAGCGTATTTGGCGTTGAAGTAAACGAAGCTGTCATGAGACAGGCCGTTCTTCGTCAGCTCGCTAACGAACGTTTAGGCACGCACTCCACGAAAACCAGAGGTTTGGTTCGTGGCGGCGGCAAGAAACCTTGGAAACAAAAAGGAACCGGCCGGGCCCGTGTAGGCAGCACCCGCAGCCCGTTGTGGGTTGGCGGCGGCACCATTTGGGGTCCCCATCCGCGTTCTTACGCTCAGAAAATGCCTCGCAAGGCAAGACGTCTGGCTGTTAAATCTGCTCTGAGCGATAAAGTAAATACGAATGAATTGTTCGTATTGGACGAAATCACCTTGGCAGCTCCGAAGACGAAAGAAATCGTCAACATCATCAACAACTTCAAGTTTGCCGGTGAAAAAGTTCTCTTCATTACGGATAATGACGAAATCGTCGCGCGCTGCGCCCGTAACATCACTGGCGTCAAAGCTGTTTCCACTGAAGGCGTGAACATCTTTGATTTGCTCCACCACACAAAATTGTTTGTCACAAAGAGCGCTGTAGCCAAGATTGAGGAGGTGCTCGCGTAA
- the rpsS gene encoding 30S ribosomal protein S19: protein MSRSVKKGPFVAFHLLKKIDAMNEANEKKVVKTWSRASTILPSFVGHTIAVHDGRKHVPVYVTEDMVGHKLGEFAPTRTFKGHAKSEKATK, encoded by the coding sequence GTGTCCAGATCCGTTAAAAAGGGCCCATTCGTAGCATTCCACCTGCTGAAGAAGATCGACGCTATGAATGAAGCTAATGAAAAGAAAGTAGTAAAAACCTGGTCTCGTGCATCCACGATTTTGCCTAGCTTCGTAGGTCATACGATTGCTGTTCACGACGGCCGGAAACACGTTCCTGTATATGTTACAGAAGACATGGTAGGTCATAAGTTGGGCGAATTTGCGCCGACTCGTACGTTCAAAGGCCACGCTAAATCTGAAAAAGCAACGAAATAA
- a CDS encoding ribosomal L7Ae/L30e/S12e/Gadd45 family protein: MSLELAGNVRKTVGAKQTLKAMKRNEVTQLYVANDCDEQVVAPLLAYAEEAGIAVDRSNTMAELGIACRIKVKAAAVGVLK; encoded by the coding sequence GTGAGCTTGGAACTGGCGGGCAATGTCCGCAAGACCGTAGGGGCAAAGCAAACGCTTAAAGCAATGAAACGAAACGAAGTCACCCAGCTGTATGTTGCTAACGACTGTGACGAACAGGTCGTCGCGCCGCTTCTCGCGTATGCGGAGGAGGCAGGCATCGCCGTCGACCGTTCCAATACGATGGCAGAGCTCGGTATAGCCTGTCGCATTAAAGTCAAGGCAGCGGCCGTTGGAGTGTTGAAGTAA
- the rpsG gene encoding 30S ribosomal protein S7 produces MPRKGPVPKRDVLPDPVYHSKLVTRFINKVMLDGKKGVAESIVYDAFDIIRSKMNKDPLEVFEQALNNVMPVLEVRARRVGGANYQVPVEVRADRRLSLGIRWTVGYARKRGERTMKEKLAAELMDAFNNTGAAIKKKEDTHKMAEANKAFAHYRW; encoded by the coding sequence ATGCCAAGAAAAGGCCCTGTGCCGAAGCGCGATGTGCTGCCGGATCCGGTGTACCATTCTAAATTGGTAACGCGCTTCATCAACAAAGTTATGTTGGACGGTAAAAAAGGCGTCGCTGAATCTATCGTATACGACGCATTCGATATCATCCGTTCTAAGATGAATAAAGATCCCTTAGAAGTTTTTGAACAGGCTCTCAACAATGTAATGCCTGTTTTGGAAGTTCGCGCTCGCCGTGTAGGCGGTGCCAACTACCAGGTTCCCGTTGAAGTACGCGCTGACCGCCGCCTGTCCCTCGGCATCCGCTGGACTGTCGGCTACGCTCGTAAACGCGGCGAACGTACGATGAAAGAAAAGCTTGCCGCTGAATTGATGGACGCTTTCAACAATACTGGCGCAGCTATCAAAAAGAAAGAAGATACCCACAAGATGGCAGAAGCCAACAAGGCCTTTGCTCATTATCGCTGGTAA
- the rpsL gene encoding 30S ribosomal protein S12 — MPTISQLVRKGRQDSVTKSTAPALKNCPQKRGVCTRVYTATPKKPNSALRKVARVRLTNSIEVTAYIPGIGHNLQEHSVVLIRGGRVKDLPGVRYHIIRGALDTAGVANRQQSRSKYGAKKGK; from the coding sequence ATGCCAACAATCAGCCAATTAGTTCGTAAGGGTCGTCAGGATTCCGTAACGAAATCCACAGCGCCGGCTTTGAAAAACTGCCCGCAGAAACGCGGCGTCTGCACTCGTGTATACACGGCTACGCCGAAAAAACCTAACTCTGCTCTGCGTAAAGTTGCCCGTGTTCGCTTGACGAACTCCATCGAAGTAACAGCTTATATTCCTGGCATTGGTCACAATTTACAGGAACACAGTGTAGTATTAATCAGAGGCGGTCGTGTTAAAGACCTTCCTGGTGTACGTTATCACATCATCCGCGGTGCCTTGGATACGGCTGGCGTTGCAAACCGTCAGCAGTCCCGTTCTAAATACGGCGCTAAAAAGGGTAAATAA
- the rplC gene encoding 50S ribosomal protein L3, which translates to MSKAILGKKLGMTQIFTEEGAVIPVTVVEASPNVVVRVKTVDTDGYNSIQLGYGEIKEKHLTKPVKGQFDKAGVAPVKYLREFRLTDTPEYTVGQTLAADIFASGDLVDVIGTSKGKGFAGTIKRHGFHRGPMTHGSKSHREPGSLGPMISGGGGKVIKGKKLPGQMGGNQATVLHLSVVKVDMDKNLILIKGGIPGAKGSLVMIRDTVKPR; encoded by the coding sequence ATGTCTAAAGCTATTTTGGGGAAAAAGTTGGGTATGACTCAGATTTTTACTGAAGAAGGCGCAGTCATCCCCGTAACAGTCGTCGAAGCTTCGCCGAATGTCGTTGTCCGCGTAAAAACCGTTGATACGGACGGATACAACTCCATTCAGCTGGGCTATGGCGAAATCAAAGAAAAACATCTGACAAAACCCGTTAAGGGTCAATTCGACAAAGCAGGCGTAGCTCCTGTTAAGTATCTTCGCGAATTCCGTTTGACAGATACGCCGGAATACACGGTAGGCCAAACTCTGGCAGCTGATATATTCGCAAGCGGCGATCTCGTCGACGTAATTGGCACCAGCAAGGGGAAAGGTTTTGCAGGTACCATCAAACGTCACGGCTTCCATCGCGGGCCAATGACTCACGGCTCTAAATCTCACCGTGAACCTGGTTCTCTCGGACCTATGATCAGCGGCGGTGGCGGTAAAGTCATCAAAGGTAAAAAACTTCCTGGACAAATGGGTGGTAATCAGGCAACGGTTCTTCATCTCTCCGTCGTAAAAGTCGACATGGATAAAAACCTTATCTTGATCAAAGGCGGTATTCCGGGTGCTAAAGGCAGCCTTGTCATGATCCGTGATACTGTAAAACCCCGCTAA
- the rpsJ gene encoding 30S ribosomal protein S10, which yields MAKQERIRIRLKAYDHKTLDQSAAKIVDTAKRTGAMVSGPIPLPTEKNIFTILRSPHVNKDSREQFELRTHKRLIDILEASNKTVDALMRLDLPAGVDIEIKL from the coding sequence ATGGCAAAACAGGAAAGAATCAGAATTCGCCTCAAAGCTTATGACCACAAGACGTTGGATCAGAGCGCGGCGAAAATCGTCGATACGGCGAAACGGACAGGTGCTATGGTATCTGGCCCGATTCCGCTTCCGACGGAAAAGAACATCTTCACGATTCTGCGTTCGCCCCACGTAAACAAAGATTCTCGTGAACAGTTCGAACTGCGTACGCACAAACGCTTGATCGATATTCTCGAAGCTTCCAATAAAACTGTTGACGCTTTGATGAGACTCGACCTGCCGGCTGGCGTAGACATTGAAATCAAATTATAG
- the fusA gene encoding elongation factor G translates to MAREFPLEKTRNIGIMAHIDAGKTTTTERILFYTGRVHKIGEVHDGAATMDWMAQEQERGITITSAATTAHWKGHRINIIDTPGHVDFTVEVERSLRVLDGSVAVFSAKGGVEPQSETVWRQAEHYHVPRIAFINKMDTTGADFLNCVQMMKDRLQANAVAIQLPIGSEATFSGIIDLVTMKAEVYDDALGKEIEVVDIPDDMKDEAEEYHQIMLEAVCETDDELMMKYLDGEEISIDEIKAAIRNAVVSNKMFPVLCGSAYKNKGIQMLLDAVVDYMPSPLDIPPVAGVNPDTGEDDSRKADDKEPFSALAFKIMADPFVGKLAFFRIYSGTLQSGTYVFNSTKGKKERVGRILRMHANHREEVQEAYCGDIGAIVGLKDTTTGDTLCDEKHPIILEKMEFPEPVISVAVEPKTKADQEKMGIALARLAEEDPTFKVKTDAETGQTIISGMGELHLDIIVDRMAREFKVDCNVGKPQVAYRETIRKSVKQEGRFVRQSGGRGQYGDCWLELIPQEAGAGFEFENKVVGGAIPKEYIGSVEAGVKEAMETGVLAGFPMVDIKVIVFDGSYHDVDSSEMAFKIAGSMGFKEGAKKADPVLLEPYVKVEVVVPEEYMGDVIGDLNSRRGRVDGMEMRGGAEHINGFVPLAEMFGYATDLRSKTQGRGVYTMTFDHYEEVPKNVAEKVINDKG, encoded by the coding sequence GTGGCAAGAGAATTTCCCTTGGAAAAAACGAGAAATATTGGTATCATGGCCCACATCGATGCCGGTAAAACCACGACGACAGAACGTATCCTTTTCTACACCGGCCGCGTTCATAAAATCGGCGAAGTTCACGACGGCGCCGCAACGATGGACTGGATGGCGCAGGAACAGGAACGCGGCATTACGATCACTTCCGCTGCAACGACGGCTCATTGGAAAGGTCATCGTATCAACATCATCGATACCCCGGGGCACGTTGACTTTACAGTTGAAGTTGAACGTTCTCTTCGCGTTTTGGACGGCTCTGTTGCCGTATTTTCGGCTAAAGGCGGCGTAGAACCGCAGTCTGAAACGGTATGGCGTCAGGCTGAACACTACCATGTTCCCCGTATCGCTTTCATCAATAAGATGGATACGACGGGCGCTGATTTCCTGAACTGCGTTCAGATGATGAAGGACCGCCTCCAGGCTAACGCCGTAGCGATCCAGCTGCCGATTGGCTCTGAAGCGACGTTCAGCGGCATCATCGACCTCGTTACGATGAAAGCTGAAGTATATGACGATGCTCTCGGCAAGGAAATCGAAGTCGTTGATATTCCCGACGACATGAAAGACGAAGCTGAAGAATATCATCAGATTATGCTTGAAGCCGTCTGCGAAACGGACGATGAGCTCATGATGAAATACCTCGACGGTGAAGAAATCTCCATCGACGAAATCAAGGCAGCTATCCGTAACGCCGTTGTAAGCAACAAGATGTTCCCCGTACTTTGCGGCTCTGCTTACAAGAATAAGGGTATTCAGATGCTCCTCGACGCCGTTGTCGACTATATGCCGTCTCCGCTCGATATTCCGCCTGTTGCCGGTGTAAATCCCGATACAGGTGAAGACGACAGCCGCAAAGCTGACGACAAAGAACCGTTCTCTGCCTTGGCCTTTAAGATCATGGCTGACCCCTTTGTCGGTAAATTAGCTTTCTTCCGTATTTATTCTGGTACGCTTCAGTCCGGCACGTACGTGTTCAACTCCACGAAAGGCAAGAAAGAACGCGTAGGGCGTATCCTGCGTATGCACGCAAACCATCGCGAAGAAGTACAGGAAGCATACTGCGGCGATATCGGCGCTATCGTCGGCTTGAAAGATACGACGACAGGCGATACGCTGTGCGATGAAAAACACCCCATCATCCTTGAAAAGATGGAATTCCCTGAACCGGTTATTTCTGTTGCCGTAGAACCGAAGACCAAGGCTGACCAGGAAAAAATGGGTATTGCATTGGCTCGCTTGGCTGAAGAAGATCCGACCTTCAAGGTTAAGACCGATGCCGAAACAGGTCAGACGATCATTTCCGGCATGGGCGAACTCCACTTGGATATTATCGTCGACCGTATGGCTCGTGAATTCAAGGTAGACTGCAACGTCGGCAAGCCGCAGGTTGCTTACCGCGAAACGATTCGCAAGAGCGTCAAGCAGGAAGGCCGTTTCGTTCGTCAGTCCGGCGGCCGCGGTCAGTACGGCGACTGCTGGCTTGAACTTATCCCGCAGGAAGCCGGCGCAGGCTTTGAATTTGAAAACAAAGTTGTCGGCGGCGCAATTCCGAAAGAATATATCGGCTCTGTCGAAGCCGGCGTAAAAGAAGCTATGGAAACAGGCGTTTTGGCTGGTTTCCCCATGGTCGATATCAAGGTTATCGTATTCGACGGCTCCTATCATGATGTCGACTCTTCGGAAATGGCATTTAAGATTGCCGGCTCCATGGGCTTTAAAGAAGGCGCAAAGAAAGCCGATCCTGTTCTTCTCGAACCGTATGTTAAAGTCGAAGTCGTCGTCCCTGAAGAATACATGGGCGATGTCATCGGCGACTTGAACTCTCGTCGCGGCCGCGTTGACGGCATGGAAATGCGCGGCGGCGCTGAACATATCAACGGTTTCGTACCCTTGGCTGAAATGTTTGGCTATGCAACGGATTTGCGTTCTAAGACGCAGGGACGTGGCGTTTATACGATGACTTTCGATCACTACGAAGAAGTTCCTAAGAACGTAGCTGAAAAAGTCATTAATGACAAAGGCTAA